The following proteins are encoded in a genomic region of Paenibacillus sp. FSL R7-0273:
- a CDS encoding PepSY domain-containing protein, with protein sequence MSRPRINLKNQYKTILIAAAVLLLAIACLWFLRKETDPLLSREEVEQALLQEYPGKIEYLSQQSGNYMAELQTAQGLYEVKLDGATGGIISIVQVQAVPTPAPTPEVQPTPAASGAPVVSAAPSAGAASASPAVPSPSPPQRVVSEAEAIKLALQEVPGEADDVDTGINEAGAFYLVEIKTPDDREAVVQVDAISGTIRSVTWEEPDDDNE encoded by the coding sequence ATGAGCCGACCACGAATAAACCTGAAAAATCAATATAAAACAATACTGATTGCCGCTGCCGTCCTCCTGCTGGCAATAGCCTGCCTATGGTTTCTCCGGAAAGAAACAGACCCGCTGCTAAGCAGGGAAGAGGTAGAGCAGGCATTGCTGCAGGAGTATCCCGGAAAGATAGAGTACCTGAGCCAGCAGTCTGGTAACTATATGGCTGAGCTGCAGACTGCCCAAGGATTGTACGAGGTTAAGCTGGACGGTGCTACCGGCGGGATCATCTCCATAGTGCAGGTGCAGGCGGTTCCTACGCCTGCACCTACGCCGGAGGTCCAGCCGACGCCCGCGGCTTCAGGAGCACCTGTGGTCTCCGCAGCCCCATCGGCAGGAGCTGCTTCAGCATCTCCGGCGGTTCCTTCACCCTCCCCGCCGCAGCGGGTGGTATCCGAAGCCGAAGCAATTAAGCTGGCCTTGCAGGAGGTACCGGGAGAGGCTGATGATGTGGATACCGGAATCAATGAAGCCGGTGCCTTTTATCTGGTGGAGATTAAAACTCCTGACGACCGTGAAGCGGTAGTACAGGTTGATGCGATATCGGGAACTATCCGCTCTGTAACCTGGGAAGAGCCGGATGATGATAATGAATGA